A genomic stretch from Desulfurellaceae bacterium includes:
- a CDS encoding PIN domain-containing protein encodes MSGREFIDTNVLVYADDARDRRKQARARELIRRLMRERRGVLSLQILQEFFAATTRKLGMSSKEAKQRVSLYSRFDVVTLTPTDLLAAIDLHRMHHLSIWDSLVIRAALNGACTVLHTEDMQAGYMIEDVLLTDPFAADSQTR; translated from the coding sequence ATGAGCGGTCGTGAGTTTATCGACACCAACGTACTGGTGTACGCTGACGATGCCCGCGACCGGCGTAAACAGGCCCGCGCCCGCGAACTGATTCGCCGTTTGATGCGGGAACGCCGCGGAGTCCTGTCCTTACAAATTTTGCAGGAGTTCTTTGCCGCGACGACACGAAAGCTCGGCATGAGCAGCAAGGAGGCAAAACAGCGCGTGAGTCTGTACTCCCGATTTGACGTCGTCACGCTGACCCCCACCGATCTCCTGGCCGCCATTGACCTCCACCGCATGCATCACCTGTCAATCTGGGACAGCCTCGTCATCCGTGCCGCCTTGAATGGAGCATGTACGGTTTTACACACCGAGGACATGCAGGCGGGTTACATGATTGAAGACGTGCTGCTCACCGATCCGTTCGCAGCGGATTCTCAAACACGATAA